A single genomic interval of Adhaeribacter pallidiroseus harbors:
- a CDS encoding prephenate dehydrogenase: MKLCIVGIGLLGGSFALGIKDKISDLKITGVDANPEHAKKALELGIVQEILNLEAAVAEADLIVLAIPVNAIISLLPRVLDVMASTAIVIDLGSTKELICAAVQDHPRRHQFVAVHPIAGTENTGPEAAFASLLPGKTMIICEKEKSDPVAVQLIEELCRNLEMRISYMDAASHDLHLAYVSHLSHISSFALGITVLDKEKNEQNIFDMAGSGFSSTVRLAKSSPDMWAPIFTQNGKNISEALASYIEKLQFFKKIIDNQDESSSYALMKEANEIRRILQGIK; the protein is encoded by the coding sequence ATGAAACTTTGTATTGTAGGAATAGGCTTGCTCGGTGGATCTTTTGCATTAGGTATAAAAGATAAAATTTCTGATTTAAAAATTACTGGCGTAGATGCCAATCCAGAGCACGCTAAAAAAGCCTTGGAGTTAGGAATTGTACAAGAAATTTTAAATTTAGAAGCGGCAGTTGCCGAAGCAGATTTAATTGTTTTAGCCATTCCGGTAAACGCCATTATCTCTTTGTTGCCCCGGGTGTTGGATGTGATGGCTTCTACTGCCATTGTAATTGATTTAGGTTCTACTAAGGAGTTAATTTGTGCGGCCGTGCAAGATCATCCGAGGCGGCACCAATTTGTGGCGGTACATCCCATTGCCGGTACCGAAAACACGGGACCCGAAGCAGCTTTTGCCTCGTTGCTGCCCGGAAAAACCATGATAATCTGTGAAAAAGAAAAAAGCGATCCGGTAGCAGTGCAGTTAATAGAAGAATTATGTCGTAATTTAGAAATGCGTATTAGTTACATGGATGCTGCTTCGCACGATTTGCATTTGGCTTATGTATCGCACTTGAGCCACATTAGTTCGTTTGCCTTAGGTATTACCGTACTTGACAAAGAAAAAAACGAACAAAATATTTTCGATATGGCCGGGAGTGGTTTTTCTTCCACGGTGCGATTAGCCAAAAGTTCACCGGATATGTGGGCACCCATTTTTACCCAAAATGGCAAAAACATATCCGAGGCGCTCGCCAGCTACATCGAAAAGCTTCAATTTTTTAAAAAAATCATTGATAATCAAGACGAAAGTAGTAGCTATGCTCTCATGAAAGAAGCAAACGAAATTCGCCGGATTTTACAAGGGATCAAATAA
- a CDS encoding GNAT family N-acetyltransferase produces the protein MDDQFVIRVATAADTVWAQTICDEMEASAKSRGTGIAKRSPEYIKLKMLEGKAVVALSKDGEWAGFCYIETWGHGEYVANSGLIVSPHFRKGGLAKRIKQEVFALSRRKYPNSKIFGLTTGLAVMKINSDLGYRPVTYSELTDDEEFWKGCRSCVNFEILTLKERKNCLCTAMLYDPAQDRERKIQNLLSDTEESSSDL, from the coding sequence ATGGATGATCAGTTTGTTATAAGAGTAGCAACCGCCGCTGACACGGTGTGGGCGCAAACCATATGCGATGAAATGGAAGCATCGGCCAAATCCCGGGGAACGGGTATTGCCAAACGCTCTCCCGAATACATAAAACTTAAAATGCTGGAAGGCAAAGCCGTTGTAGCGCTGAGTAAAGATGGCGAATGGGCAGGATTTTGTTACATCGAAACCTGGGGCCACGGCGAATACGTGGCTAACTCGGGTTTAATTGTTTCACCGCATTTCCGGAAAGGTGGTTTAGCGAAACGCATTAAACAAGAAGTTTTTGCCTTATCGCGTCGCAAGTACCCGAATTCTAAAATATTTGGTTTAACCACTGGTTTAGCCGTCATGAAAATTAATTCCGATTTAGGTTACCGCCCGGTTACTTACTCGGAACTCACCGATGACGAAGAATTCTGGAAAGGTTGCCGCAGCTGTGTAAATTTTGAAATTTTAACCTTAAAAGAGCGCAAAAATTGCTTGTGTACAGCCATGCTTTATGATCCGGCTCAGGATAGAGAACGCAAAATACAAAACCTGCTCAGCGATACAGAAGAATCTTCATCAGATTTGTAA
- a CDS encoding PAS domain S-box protein, with protein sequence MTESGAFEVDGKFRALVENTPDTIVIADELNNIIFSNNKIFSTFGYLPEEVLQQPLTILLPPAYRDIYAIEFSRFIKNYKARTFNPITEVPGYCKDGTVIPAEISLSVWEEKNAHVYSSVIIRDISERKKWEENLARERDFLQAILDSAEDVIIGCDENGQINFYNQSAKAKQILPDSAVTPEEWSDYYNLYYVGSSTPMQREDTPLFRALRGEVIKDQELLIKTEADNLLNLLVNGRQIISKDGKVQGAVIVIHDITAISENRKNMLEKNQQLLQAYTNLKEAEQKLKEANSLLESRVIARTEELVAKNQELNYINASLQKANTDLDNFIHIASHDLKVPIVNMEALIKILAVCVPSTNEDALDIIDKVGISLARMKQSIQAIAEVAKVQKQVEYQTEIIDLTELIVEITDSIDEQMKINQVQLEYDFSAIESIRFPYINLKSILYNLVTNAIKYKSPDRTPHIKISTKQLPNRVALRVQDNGLGIDLQKHGQKLFTMFSRLHDHVEGSGIGLYIIKRIMENSGGEVEVSSQIGVGSTFTVYFKNQSSIF encoded by the coding sequence ATGACAGAAAGTGGGGCTTTTGAAGTAGATGGTAAATTTCGGGCTTTAGTTGAAAATACACCAGATACTATTGTGATTGCCGATGAACTAAATAATATTATATTTAGCAATAACAAAATATTCTCTACTTTCGGTTATTTACCCGAAGAGGTTTTGCAACAACCTTTAACCATATTACTTCCTCCGGCTTACCGTGATATATATGCCATTGAATTTTCTCGGTTTATAAAAAATTATAAAGCGCGGACTTTCAACCCCATTACCGAAGTGCCCGGTTACTGCAAAGATGGTACTGTAATTCCTGCGGAGATTTCGCTGTCGGTGTGGGAAGAAAAAAATGCACACGTGTATTCATCCGTTATTATTCGGGATATTTCCGAACGCAAGAAGTGGGAAGAAAACCTGGCAAGAGAGCGCGATTTTTTACAAGCAATTCTGGATAGTGCCGAAGATGTTATTATTGGCTGCGATGAGAATGGCCAGATTAATTTTTATAACCAATCGGCAAAAGCTAAGCAAATTTTGCCTGATTCTGCCGTAACTCCCGAAGAATGGTCAGATTATTATAATCTGTATTATGTGGGTAGTTCTACTCCCATGCAGCGAGAAGATACGCCCCTTTTCCGGGCCTTGCGGGGGGAAGTAATAAAAGACCAGGAGCTTTTAATTAAAACCGAAGCAGACAATCTGTTAAATTTATTGGTAAATGGTCGACAAATTATAAGTAAAGACGGGAAAGTACAAGGCGCGGTTATTGTTATCCACGACATAACGGCCATATCGGAGAATAGGAAAAATATGCTGGAAAAAAATCAGCAGTTATTACAAGCTTATACCAATTTAAAGGAAGCCGAACAGAAATTAAAAGAAGCGAATAGTTTATTAGAATCGCGGGTAATTGCACGAACCGAAGAGCTGGTAGCTAAGAATCAGGAGCTCAACTACATCAATGCTTCTTTACAAAAAGCCAATACCGATTTAGATAACTTTATTCATATTGCTTCACATGATTTAAAAGTGCCCATTGTAAACATGGAAGCGTTAATAAAAATATTGGCGGTCTGTGTGCCTAGCACCAACGAAGATGCTTTAGACATAATTGATAAAGTTGGTATATCATTGGCCCGAATGAAACAATCTATTCAGGCTATTGCCGAAGTAGCTAAGGTACAAAAACAAGTAGAATATCAGACCGAGATTATAGATTTAACGGAACTGATCGTGGAAATCACGGATAGCATAGACGAGCAGATGAAGATAAATCAAGTACAACTAGAGTACGACTTTTCCGCGATAGAATCTATCCGGTTTCCTTATATTAATTTAAAAAGTATTCTCTATAACCTGGTAACGAATGCCATCAAATACAAATCCCCGGATCGGACCCCGCACATTAAAATTTCGACGAAACAATTACCGAACCGCGTAGCTTTGCGGGTACAGGATAATGGATTAGGTATTGATTTGCAAAAACATGGTCAAAAATTATTTACCATGTTCAGCCGATTGCACGACCATGTAGAAGGTTCCGGTATTGGGCTATACATAATTAAGCGAATTATGGAAAACAGTGGTGGCGAAGTTGAAGTAAGCAGCCAAATAGGAGTTGGGTCTACTTTCACCGTCTATTTCAAGAATCAATCCTCAATTTTTTAA
- the proC gene encoding pyrroline-5-carboxylate reductase, translating to MSFSTNQNNIAILGGGNIGIALAKGLVKSGKYNAEQITITRRNVRSLQDLTNQGFGATDNNAQAVQQAGVVVIAVLPQQLDGLLDVIREAVDPEKHVLISVVSGVSVADITKRLVKQVQVVRAMPNTAIAIQESMTCLASNNATKENMALVKDMFDTVGETIEIHEELMTAATALCACGIAFFLRSIRAASQGGTEIGFHAAEALHMAAQTAKGAAALLLATGNHPEGEIDKVTSPKGCTIAGLNEMEHAGFSSAMIKGIRLSAQKAGDLYVKSN from the coding sequence ATGTCTTTTTCTACAAATCAGAATAATATAGCCATTTTGGGTGGTGGTAATATTGGTATCGCCTTAGCCAAAGGTTTAGTAAAATCCGGCAAATATAACGCTGAGCAAATAACGATCACGCGCCGGAATGTTCGCTCCTTACAAGATTTAACTAATCAGGGGTTTGGGGCTACCGATAACAATGCGCAAGCCGTGCAGCAGGCCGGAGTAGTGGTAATTGCCGTTTTACCCCAGCAATTGGACGGATTATTGGACGTTATTCGCGAGGCCGTTGATCCTGAAAAGCATGTGTTAATATCCGTGGTTTCGGGCGTGAGTGTGGCCGATATTACAAAACGTTTAGTTAAACAAGTGCAGGTTGTACGGGCCATGCCCAATACAGCTATTGCCATTCAGGAATCCATGACCTGCCTGGCTTCTAACAATGCTACGAAAGAAAATATGGCTTTGGTAAAAGACATGTTTGATACAGTAGGCGAAACCATTGAAATCCACGAAGAATTAATGACGGCGGCTACCGCCCTCTGCGCTTGCGGCATTGCTTTCTTTTTGCGCTCCATTCGGGCCGCCTCCCAAGGTGGTACCGAGATTGGCTTTCATGCGGCAGAAGCTTTGCACATGGCGGCTCAAACAGCCAAAGGAGCAGCGGCTTTATTATTAGCTACCGGTAACCACCCGGAAGGAGAAATTGATAAAGTTACTTCTCCCAAAGGTTGCACCATTGCCGGCTTAAACGAAATGGAACACGCGGGTTTTAGCTCCGCTATGATTAAAGGAATTCGGCTGTCGGCTCAAAAAGCCGGAGATCTTTACGTAAAATCCAATTAA
- a CDS encoding argininosuccinate synthase, which produces MKKVVLAFSGGLDTSYCVKYLAESMNLEIHAAIVNTGGFNEAELKEIEKRAYALGVNSFAVLDETDNYYDSCIKYLVFGNVLKNNTYPLSVSAERVSQAVAIANYCKQVGADYVAHGSTGAGNDQVRFDMIFNILIPEVEILTPIRDNKLSRQEEIDFLKNHGVEMNFDKAKYSINKGLWGTSVGGAETLTSYGYLPEEAWPTQVTKQNPEEVTLTFVNGELKGINDEIFENPVQAIQKLTEVAAPFGIGRDIHVGDTIIGIKGRVGFEAAAPILIIKAHHALEKHVLTKWQLYWKDQLAVWYGNLLHEGQFLDPVMRNIEKFLADTQGTVTGKVTVALAPYRYHVIGISSEHDLMSAKFGSYGEMNNAWTGEDVKGFSKIFGNQTMIHHKVNSL; this is translated from the coding sequence ATGAAAAAAGTAGTTTTAGCTTTCAGCGGTGGCCTGGACACCTCCTATTGCGTTAAATATCTAGCGGAATCCATGAACCTGGAAATTCACGCCGCTATTGTAAATACCGGCGGTTTTAACGAAGCAGAACTAAAGGAAATTGAAAAAAGGGCCTACGCTTTAGGAGTTAACTCATTTGCAGTACTGGACGAAACCGATAATTACTACGATTCTTGCATTAAGTACCTGGTTTTCGGGAATGTTTTAAAAAATAATACCTATCCGCTTTCGGTAAGCGCCGAGCGGGTATCTCAAGCCGTAGCTATTGCTAATTATTGCAAGCAAGTTGGTGCCGATTACGTCGCTCACGGCAGCACCGGGGCCGGCAACGACCAAGTGCGGTTTGACATGATTTTTAATATTTTGATTCCGGAAGTAGAAATACTTACTCCCATCCGGGACAATAAACTTTCGCGCCAGGAAGAAATTGATTTTTTAAAAAATCACGGCGTAGAAATGAATTTTGATAAGGCTAAATACTCCATTAACAAAGGTTTATGGGGAACCTCGGTGGGCGGGGCCGAAACCCTGACTTCTTACGGTTATTTGCCCGAAGAAGCCTGGCCCACCCAAGTTACTAAACAAAATCCAGAAGAGGTAACGCTTACTTTTGTTAACGGGGAGCTGAAAGGGATAAACGATGAAATTTTTGAAAATCCGGTACAAGCCATTCAAAAATTAACCGAAGTGGCTGCGCCTTTTGGAATTGGCCGGGACATTCACGTGGGCGATACTATCATCGGCATTAAAGGCCGCGTTGGCTTTGAAGCGGCAGCTCCTATTTTAATTATAAAAGCACATCATGCTTTAGAAAAACACGTGCTTACCAAATGGCAATTGTACTGGAAAGATCAACTGGCGGTTTGGTACGGCAATTTACTGCACGAAGGTCAGTTTCTGGATCCGGTAATGCGCAACATTGAAAAATTTTTGGCCGATACGCAAGGTACCGTTACGGGTAAAGTTACGGTGGCGTTAGCCCCCTACCGGTACCACGTTATTGGTATTTCCTCGGAGCACGACTTAATGTCGGCTAAATTTGGTTCTTACGGCGAAATGAACAATGCCTGGACCGGCGAAGATGTAAAAGGCTTTTCCAAAATATTTGGCAACCAAACCATGATTCATCATAAAGTGAACAGCCTTTAA
- the argH gene encoding argininosuccinate lyase — protein MCPDTCYLILDTKNKNYEALAKNTTTKEEVEKFTVGRDRELDVLLAEFDVLGSLAHTQMLAAIGLLDAEDLKILQKELKTIYHEIKASHFNIEAGVEDVHSQVELLLTQRLGEAGKKIHSGRSRNDQVLLDLKLFIRSEIQKTVETVQALFHELIKLSEEHQNKLLPGYTHLQIAMPSSFGLWFGAYAESLVDDLILLQAAYRISNKNPLGSAAGYGSSFPLNRQLTTDLLGFDSLNYNVVYAQMGRGKTERNVASALASLAATLGKMAMDICLYLNQNFSFLSLPDNLTTGSSIMPHKKNPDVFEIMRAKCNKLQALPNEIAFIISNLPSGYHRDLQLVKESFLPAFQEIQSCFTMATFMLQNIIVKENILDEDKYKYLFSVEVVNNEVLKGVPFREAYRNIGLAIEAGNFNPDREVHHTHEGSIGNLCNQQIQDAMATTIASFNFEQVQTAIAKLIAE, from the coding sequence ATCTGTCCTGATACCTGCTACCTGATACTTGATACCAAAAACAAAAACTATGAAGCTCTGGCAAAAAATACCACCACGAAAGAAGAAGTTGAAAAGTTTACCGTAGGCCGCGATCGGGAGCTGGATGTATTACTCGCCGAATTTGACGTATTAGGCTCTTTGGCCCATACCCAAATGCTGGCTGCTATTGGTTTGTTGGACGCTGAAGATTTAAAAATTTTACAAAAAGAATTAAAAACGATCTACCACGAAATTAAAGCCAGCCACTTTAACATTGAAGCCGGGGTTGAAGATGTTCACTCCCAAGTGGAACTATTGTTAACTCAACGTTTAGGTGAAGCCGGCAAAAAAATTCACAGTGGCCGTTCCCGCAACGACCAAGTGTTACTGGATTTAAAGTTGTTCATTCGCAGCGAAATTCAAAAAACCGTGGAAACCGTACAAGCCCTGTTTCACGAATTAATTAAGCTCAGCGAAGAGCATCAAAATAAACTATTACCGGGGTATACGCACCTGCAAATTGCTATGCCCTCGTCGTTTGGTTTGTGGTTCGGCGCTTACGCCGAGAGTTTAGTAGATGATTTAATTTTGCTACAAGCAGCTTACCGGATTAGCAATAAAAACCCGCTTGGTTCCGCGGCTGGGTATGGATCTTCCTTCCCCTTAAACCGGCAACTCACTACCGATCTGCTGGGTTTTGATTCATTAAATTACAACGTAGTTTATGCGCAAATGGGCCGGGGCAAAACCGAAAGAAATGTGGCGTCTGCTTTAGCTTCGTTGGCGGCCACTTTAGGGAAAATGGCCATGGACATTTGCTTGTACCTGAATCAGAATTTTAGTTTTTTAAGTTTACCGGATAACTTAACCACGGGGTCGAGTATTATGCCGCACAAGAAAAACCCGGATGTTTTTGAGATTATGCGGGCTAAGTGTAACAAATTACAGGCTTTACCCAACGAAATTGCCTTTATCATTTCTAACCTACCATCTGGCTACCACCGCGATTTGCAGTTAGTGAAAGAAAGCTTTTTACCGGCCTTTCAGGAAATTCAGTCCTGCTTTACTATGGCTACTTTTATGCTGCAAAACATAATTGTAAAAGAAAATATTTTGGACGAGGATAAATACAAGTACTTGTTTAGCGTAGAAGTGGTAAATAACGAAGTACTGAAAGGCGTGCCTTTCCGGGAAGCTTACCGCAACATTGGGTTAGCCATTGAGGCGGGTAATTTTAATCCGGACCGGGAAGTACACCATACCCACGAAGGCAGCATTGGTAATTTATGTAATCAACAAATTCAGGATGCAATGGCTACTACAATTGCCAGTTTTAACTTTGAACAGGTACAGACCGCTATAGCTAAGTTAATTGCCGAATAA
- the argC gene encoding N-acetyl-gamma-glutamyl-phosphate reductase, whose translation MIDQKIKVGIVGAAGYTGGELLRLLIYHPQVDLVFAHSNSSGGKPLYSVHTDLAGETDLVFSQHMTGDLDVLFLCLGHGDSQKFLAQNTLPTEVKIIDLSQDFRVKPECGDRQFTYGLPELGVDKIRNAQNIANPGCFATAMQLALLPLAAQGLLASDVHISGITGSTGAGQSFSETSHFSWRDSNISAYKVLNHQHLHEMRRTLGTLQIDSTIPRINFVPYRGNFTRGILCTTYLTCNWSLEEANDQFRQFYQDAAFTHVTNQNPHVKQVVNTNKCLVYLEKHEDQLVIISLIDNLLKGASGQAVQNMNLLFHLPETTGLLLKPSGF comes from the coding sequence ATGATAGATCAAAAAATAAAAGTGGGCATTGTGGGGGCGGCCGGTTATACCGGGGGCGAACTCCTGCGTTTGCTCATCTATCATCCTCAAGTCGACCTGGTTTTCGCGCATAGCAACAGCAGTGGCGGCAAACCCCTGTATTCGGTACATACCGATTTAGCGGGCGAAACCGACCTGGTTTTTAGTCAGCATATGACCGGCGACCTTGATGTGTTATTTTTATGTTTAGGTCACGGTGATTCGCAAAAGTTTTTAGCCCAAAACACATTGCCGACCGAAGTAAAAATTATTGATTTGAGCCAGGACTTTCGGGTCAAACCGGAATGTGGCGATCGGCAGTTTACGTATGGCCTTCCGGAACTCGGAGTAGATAAAATACGAAATGCTCAGAACATTGCGAACCCGGGTTGTTTTGCGACGGCCATGCAACTAGCCTTACTTCCTTTAGCTGCGCAAGGTTTACTAGCTTCTGATGTACATATAAGTGGTATTACCGGGTCTACTGGCGCAGGCCAAAGCTTTTCCGAGACGAGTCATTTTAGCTGGCGCGATAGCAATATTTCGGCTTATAAAGTATTAAACCATCAGCATTTACACGAAATGCGCCGAACCCTGGGTACTTTACAAATTGATTCAACCATACCGCGGATAAATTTTGTGCCTTATCGTGGAAATTTTACCCGGGGTATTTTGTGCACAACTTACCTGACTTGTAATTGGTCTTTAGAAGAAGCTAATGACCAGTTTAGGCAATTCTACCAGGATGCTGCGTTTACCCATGTAACCAACCAGAATCCGCATGTAAAGCAAGTAGTAAACACTAATAAATGTTTAGTTTACCTTGAAAAGCACGAAGATCAGTTGGTTATAATCAGTTTAATTGATAACCTTTTAAAAGGTGCTTCTGGCCAAGCCGTGCAAAACATGAATTTGCTTTTTCATTTACCGGAAACTACGGGCCTGTTGCTAAAGCCGTCTGGTTTTTAA
- the argB gene encoding acetylglutamate kinase produces METLYIVKIGGNVIDDENKLKLFLNDFSQIPGLKLLVHGGGKIATEVSKALGIEPQLVDGRRITDAGSLRVVTMVYAGLINKNIVAQLQALQCNALGLTGADANLIPAKKRQVAAIDYGFVGDIEAAAVNAPGLQLFLNQGFTPVVAPLTHDKAGNLLNTNADTIASTLAVALASLYQVSLIYCFEKKGVLQNVQDEKSLIPEITPATYPDLRANGIIAQGMIPKMDNALQALEQGVKAVHIAHADDLLLITQQQLAGTVLHL; encoded by the coding sequence ATGGAAACCCTCTACATCGTTAAAATTGGCGGGAATGTTATTGATGACGAAAATAAACTTAAGCTTTTCTTAAATGATTTTTCTCAAATTCCGGGATTGAAATTATTAGTGCATGGTGGAGGCAAAATAGCTACAGAAGTAAGTAAAGCTTTAGGCATAGAGCCTCAGTTAGTGGATGGTCGCCGGATAACCGATGCGGGTTCCTTAAGGGTTGTTACCATGGTGTATGCGGGTTTAATTAACAAAAACATAGTAGCGCAGTTGCAGGCTTTACAGTGCAATGCCTTAGGTTTAACCGGGGCCGATGCTAATTTGATACCGGCGAAAAAAAGGCAGGTGGCGGCCATTGATTACGGGTTTGTAGGGGATATAGAAGCCGCTGCAGTAAATGCCCCCGGTTTGCAGCTTTTTTTAAATCAGGGCTTCACTCCTGTTGTGGCGCCTTTAACGCACGACAAAGCCGGTAATTTACTCAACACCAACGCCGATACCATTGCTTCAACCTTGGCCGTGGCATTAGCCTCTTTGTACCAGGTAAGCTTAATATATTGTTTCGAGAAAAAAGGAGTATTACAAAATGTGCAAGACGAGAAATCGCTAATTCCCGAAATAACGCCAGCCACCTACCCGGATTTGCGGGCAAACGGAATAATTGCACAAGGCATGATTCCCAAAATGGATAATGCTTTACAAGCTTTAGAACAAGGTGTTAAAGCGGTTCATATTGCGCATGCCGATGATTTGTTATTAATTACCCAGCAACAACTAGCCGGTACGGTGTTACACCTTTAA
- a CDS encoding aspartate aminotransferase family protein has protein sequence MNLFDVYPLFNITPVKAEGSYLWDETGTKYLDLYGGHAVISIGHSHPHYVQKLTNQLARIGFYSNSVKIPQQEELAAKLGALSGYPDYNLFLINSGAEANENALKVASFYNGRKKVLAFTKAFHGRTSAAVAITPDPSILAPLNANHETVFLPFNDLEALENLKNPNEICAVIIEGIQGVGGVNIPTPEFLQALRTFCNNHNAVLILDEIQSGYGRSGKFFAHQHSNIQADIVTVAKGMGNGFPVAGVLIHPKFQAKHGMLGTTFGGNYLACAAAIAVLDVIQEENLLVNAAAIGNYLMQNLSTIEGILEIRGKGLMIGVELPDNAAATRKQLLEEHHIFLGSSSNKNTIRILPALNLQKPEADIFLEAFQAVLAKTYAL, from the coding sequence ATGAATCTCTTTGATGTATATCCACTTTTTAATATCACTCCGGTTAAAGCCGAAGGTTCTTACCTTTGGGATGAAACGGGTACTAAATATTTAGACTTATACGGCGGTCATGCCGTTATTTCTATTGGCCATAGCCACCCCCATTACGTTCAAAAATTAACTAATCAATTAGCCCGGATTGGCTTTTACTCCAACTCCGTAAAAATTCCGCAGCAAGAAGAGTTAGCGGCAAAACTGGGAGCGTTAAGCGGCTATCCGGATTATAATTTATTTTTAATTAACTCGGGAGCCGAAGCAAATGAGAATGCTTTAAAAGTGGCTTCTTTCTACAATGGTCGCAAAAAAGTTTTAGCCTTTACCAAAGCATTCCACGGTCGTACTTCTGCCGCCGTAGCGATCACCCCCGATCCTTCTATTCTGGCGCCGCTCAATGCTAATCACGAAACCGTATTTTTACCGTTTAATGATCTGGAGGCTTTAGAAAATTTAAAAAATCCAAACGAAATATGCGCCGTTATCATTGAAGGTATTCAGGGAGTGGGTGGGGTAAATATTCCGACGCCGGAGTTTTTACAAGCACTTCGCACTTTTTGCAATAACCATAATGCAGTTTTGATCCTGGATGAAATTCAATCGGGTTATGGCCGTTCGGGTAAGTTTTTTGCCCACCAACACAGCAATATTCAAGCGGATATTGTAACGGTGGCTAAAGGTATGGGTAACGGCTTTCCGGTAGCGGGAGTACTCATTCACCCGAAATTTCAGGCCAAACACGGGATGTTGGGTACTACTTTCGGCGGTAATTACCTGGCTTGCGCGGCAGCTATAGCCGTGTTAGATGTTATCCAGGAAGAAAACCTGTTAGTTAATGCTGCTGCAATCGGCAATTATCTAATGCAAAATCTAAGTACCATAGAAGGAATTTTGGAAATACGGGGCAAAGGGTTGATGATCGGCGTAGAATTACCAGATAATGCCGCGGCTACCCGTAAACAATTACTCGAAGAGCATCATATATTTTTAGGTTCTTCTTCCAATAAAAATACCATCCGTATATTGCCGGCCTTAAACTTACAAAAACCAGAAGCGGACATATTCCTGGAAGCTTTTCAGGCTGTACTCGCCAAAACCTACGCGCTATGA
- a CDS encoding M20 family metallo-hydrolase, whose translation MQPEILFQDALELLKALIATASFSWQEENTAALIHDFLKKNNIAALREQNNIWAFNKNFRPELPTILLNSHHDTVKPNKDWTKDPFTPYVADNKLYGLGSNDAGGCLVSLIATFRHFYSHENLKYNLVLAATAEEEVSGVNGLESIIPQLGPLEFAIVGEPTQMHLAIAEKGLLVLDCLVKGTSGHAAREEGENAIYKALPDINWFQSFKFPVESEFLGPVKMTVTIIQAGTQHNVVPDSCAFTVDVRVTDAYTPEEVLEIIKTHVTCAVEPRSLRLKPSRISKETPIVQAGLALGRELYGSPTTSDQALLAVPSLKLGPGDSARSHTADEFIYLSEIEEGIQLYIQLLNKILFK comes from the coding sequence ATGCAACCAGAAATCCTTTTCCAGGATGCTCTAGAATTATTAAAAGCATTAATAGCAACCGCATCGTTTAGCTGGCAGGAAGAAAATACAGCCGCTCTCATTCATGATTTTTTAAAAAAAAACAACATTGCAGCTCTCCGGGAACAGAATAATATTTGGGCTTTTAATAAAAATTTTCGACCGGAGCTGCCCACCATTTTGCTTAATTCTCATCACGATACCGTTAAACCCAATAAAGATTGGACAAAAGATCCTTTTACCCCTTATGTAGCGGATAATAAGTTATATGGTTTAGGCAGCAATGATGCGGGTGGTTGCCTGGTTTCTTTAATTGCTACGTTTAGGCACTTTTACAGTCATGAAAATTTAAAATATAACCTGGTTTTAGCAGCTACCGCCGAAGAAGAAGTATCGGGAGTAAATGGTTTGGAATCTATCATTCCGCAACTTGGCCCTCTGGAGTTTGCCATTGTGGGAGAGCCCACGCAAATGCACCTGGCTATTGCGGAAAAAGGCTTACTGGTATTGGATTGTTTGGTTAAAGGTACTTCGGGGCATGCCGCCCGGGAAGAAGGCGAAAACGCCATTTACAAAGCTTTACCGGATATCAACTGGTTTCAAAGTTTTAAATTTCCCGTCGAATCCGAGTTTTTAGGGCCGGTAAAAATGACCGTGACCATAATACAAGCCGGTACCCAGCATAATGTTGTGCCCGATAGTTGCGCGTTTACCGTGGATGTGCGGGTAACTGATGCTTATACACCTGAAGAAGTACTGGAAATCATAAAAACACACGTTACCTGTGCGGTAGAACCGCGTTCCCTGCGTTTAAAACCTTCCCGAATCAGCAAAGAAACTCCTATCGTACAAGCGGGTTTGGCATTGGGCCGGGAGCTTTACGGCTCTCCTACTACCTCCGACCAAGCCTTGCTGGCTGTGCCTTCTTTAAAATTAGGGCCCGGTGATTCGGCCCGGTCGCATACCGCAGACGAGTTTATTTATTTATCCGAAATAGAAGAAGGCATTCAATTGTATATTCAACTTTTAAATAAAATACTGTTTAAGTAG